One genomic window of Chanos chanos chromosome 13, fChaCha1.1, whole genome shotgun sequence includes the following:
- the pdcd2l gene encoding programmed cell death protein 2-like: MASEIVLLGVSDGLITQKKLTSYFTNKLGDVPDPLPLISLQYPKCRLCDGILSHVVQVYCPLEASPHHRTINVFACTSAQCYGKSESWSVLRSQCLESEIKPVQGADGVPVKESPMSSTDWCEDADDWGMGNEDTETGAVGQIQSAAQPQNIPPYGLDVTCRLQDLSIEGREEHWPNQPAFQAFYISVVNETDFDGHISVDHANRLLKEYEKREGIVVGNLGSSEGPEEEKYEKTKARHGDAVFSRFMKKISLCPEQVLRYSWGGSPLFITEPPSNMKQMVPPCSHCGSPRVFEFQLMPAMVNLLHGADSNSGLALEFGTVLVYTCRSSCWTSGSNVPLQEYIFVQADPDQHLFK; this comes from the exons GACCCGCTGCCCTTGATATCACTGCAGTACCCGAAGTGCCGTCTTTGTGATGGGATCCTCTCTCATGTTGTGCAAGTGTACTGCCCTCTTGAGGCATCTCCCCATCATCGCACCATTAACGTTTTTGCCTGCACGTCAGCACAGTGCTATGGGAAATCTGAGAG CTGGAGTGTTCTGCGCTCCCAGTGCCTAGAATCAGAGATCAAACCAGTGCAGGGAGCAGATGGTGTACCAGTGAAGGAGAGTCCGATGTCCAGCACAGACTGGTGTGAGGACGCTGATGACTGGGGCATGGGCAATGAAGACACTGAAACTGGTGCTGTAGGGCAGATCCAATCGGCCGCTCAACCTCAAAATATCCCTCCATATGGACTGGATGTCACTTGTAGACTACAGGACCTTAGCATTGAAGGAAGAGAAGAGCATTGGCCTAACCAACCCGCTTTTCAAGCCTTCTACATAAGTGTTGTCAATGAGACAGACTTTGATGGACATATCAGTGTAGATCACGCCAACAGACTGCTGAAAGAatatgagaaaagagagggaattgTTGTAGGGAATTTAGGGAG CTCGGAAGGGCCAGAAGAGGAGAAATATGAGAAGACCAAAGCAAGACATGGGGATGCAGTTTTCTCCAGATTTATGAAGAAAATCTCCCTCTGTCCAGAACAAGTGTTACG ATACAGTTGGGGTGGATCACCTTTGTTCATTACAGAGCCTCCCTCGAATATGAAGCAGATGGTGCCCCCCTGCTCTCACTGTGGCAGCCCTCGAGTGTTTGAATTTCAGCTTATGCCAGCCATGGTCAATTTGCTCCATGGTGCAGATTCAAAttcag GGCTGGCTTTGGAGTTTGGAACTGTCCTGGTATACACTTGTAGGAGCAGTTGTTGGACCTCTGGATCAAATGTGCCACTTCAAGAATACATTTTTGTGCAAGCAGACCCAGACCAACATCTTTTTAAATAA